The Argentina anserina chromosome 5, drPotAnse1.1, whole genome shotgun sequence genome includes the window ATCGAAAATAATAAACCAAAGTAGTTCATACTTCATACACAACAAACAacacaaatgaaaatgaaaagatacacaacaaAGTGAAGAAAAGGTAACTTAAAAAGCTACTAGAACAAAAGAATGATGAAATGATAGTGCATAATCTAATAATCCGATCAAAGACAACTTGATAAATAAAGACAAGTAGCCCTGCCCCAGATAAAAACTGCATCGTTTTTATTTGGTTACAGATAAAAACTTTATGTTTACTTCATTATTACAATCACAAGTTTGCCAACTACGTCACTTCATAAAAAGCTGCAACTACTCCATCACTGCGAGAATGAAAATCTTAAAACttcaaagaaaacaaacatgAAACATATGCTAAATTGACAAAATCATGACATGAAATTGAGGCTATAAACCCAAATAGAGCCAAAAAGAGGTAAACGTGTACCTATGCTAAATTCAAATACGACGACAACAGTGAGAATAGCCCAAACAGAGTAGCGACCGAGCTGCTTGAAGGGCTCCTGCTTGAGGAAAATCAGGAGAGATATGAGCGTCAGAGCCAGACCCATCTTGGCCGAGAAGACGATCTTTCTGGGGTCAGACTTGCCCATCTTAATAGCCCGGTGGGCAACACCTTGCACGGTCCGGCACCAGCCTACAATCTTATCGGAAAGATACCGGAAACTGCAACAGCAACGGCGAGACGAAGAAAAGGCATGAGGCTCTTGTTCTTCGATTGGGAAGAAACCCATCTTGTTGGTGGAGAGAAGCCTCTCTCGTTTCTCTTGGAAGCTGTGCTTGAACGAACCCATCTTGGCTGCCATTGTCGAAGATTGAAGTGGTGTGTTATACCACTTATATGTAAGCTTAGCTTTCTCCTTGATTCTTGGGATGTGGAGTCTTCTGTTTGGTTTGGATCTAAAGCAAATTAAATTAAAGAGAGGTGCTTGTGATCAAAGGAACTGAATTTTAATGTCTGGTTTTTGTTTGAAAGCGAATTGAGGATAATTTAGGCAGATGGCGAGTGAATGAAGGAAGCAACTCAAGGAAGGATGAGGTGAACTCAGACACTCGGTGGGGAAGGAAGAAACTAGCTTGCAGTGAAACTCGATAGATAAGTTTGAGGGTGCTGAATTATTATCCACCatattttggattttttttttccattattGGAAAAATGATGCAAGTGAAATCATAAGGAAGAGATGAATTCTTATAAAACTGAAAAATCTAATTTGACTAGTATTTGTTAGCGTTTAGACCTCCATCACatgaccaaaaacaaaaaacctcCATCAATAAATCAAGGCATAAATGCTAATTTGTACTCCAAACttagctgaaattgtcaatttacactccgaacttacatttgagtcaatttacctcctaaacttggtaaaaattgctgatttacaccccgaacttgcatttgagtcaatttacctcctaaactttgtaaaaattgccaatttgcaccatatccgttcaatttaatgttttcaatccaattttaagtcacatgtcatgcattaaggggtagtattgtcattatatatttattcatattgaataatgaaataaattaataaaattacttaagagtaacacttgctacaatgtttgttttttcgaaacatgttattgatttatatacttattattttatgtgatatggtatgttaaaagatattagaaaaaatataaataaataaatacattgaaaattaaaaataaatgtgtgttccaagagaattactattctaccattgcgtgtatcttagccttattaggtttcctgttagagatagattcgcatctctgtaatagattaggactctgaatcctatgggattgtggttatgtaatgcatatatattggcatcattatcaatcaataaacagtTATGttttgttctattacgtcgttattattctcgttttgttcatcctccaacaatgtgtacatataaaaatatatttatacacaacacactatatttgaatgggtgggtatattgaatatataattcaaagtagggtgaagtaggtagaaaaaaagatgtaaataaataatttgattaacaaaataatcctcattttaaagaatatttttattttttttagaaaaatataaatagaaaatgacaacattacccctcatgtgcatgacatgtgacgcaaaattggatagaaacagttaaatttaacggatggggtgcaaatcggcaatttttaccaagtttaggaggtaaattgactcaaatacaagttcggggtataaatcggcaatttttaccaagtttaggagttaaattgactcaaatgcaagttcggagtgcaaattaacaatttcagccaaatttagggtgcaaatcggtattTATGCCATTAATCAATGATTCGATTTTCCATTATTGACAAACTACTTTAACTAAATATCATATTTGACTTTTATCACGCTATATTCATGACGACTTAACAAGTCTATAATTTGTTTTAGCTAAAAATGAAGACTAAATTCGAGCGTTTTTCACTCTTCAACTAAAACAATATTGAGACCGTACCGAAATTGAAGTTTGAACTCGTAAACTTCTTATTTGAAGATAATCGTTACCAATATTACTATAAGTATTTATCTTCTAATGTGTTTAATTTATGAATTGATAGATTTGGGGCCAAACTGCAGGCACAACAATCACATCGGCCGACTTGTTTTGAATAGACGTATGCATGACTATGTTGTACCATACAAACAGCATTACATGCGCACCTAACTTTGAAGCCAGATTTTGCTGAATCATAATTACTGAACATTTTGTATTCAACGTGACATACCAGTTGGTTATACATACTTGTCAAACAATCAATGCAagctagaaaaaaaatgaagattacAGAAGCATGATGCAGCAATCTCTATTCGTTCCGCGGGAGTAGCTTCCCCATCCTTGTCCAGTAACCTACTTGCATTTCCAATGGAACCAGACGATTTTAGATATATTTATCGTTGAGTATACGAGTTTGGATTCAGTTATCACAGCTGTTGGATACGAGATTCCAGTTAGAACTGAGCAACGGTCTCTTCTGCTCTTGATGTTGATCTTCTTGCTCATTGTCATTGGTGTTATTGCTGACCTGAAGTTCTTGTATGTCGAGTATTTCAACTCTGCGATTAGTCTTCTTCCTGATCTTGATTGCTACGTCTTGTGGGATGAATCGACCATACACGCTCACCCTGCACTCCTTTTTCTCTATCAAATGTGTCTCCAGTTctgtaaaaatttatataatcaTTAATCATCATGATGCATACAACTAGTCCTTATTAGTACTTGAAAAAACTGATGGTGGATGAAATTTCTTACCTCGCATATCAAGAAGGGCCCTCTTTACTTTCCTGTAACAACCATTGCAGTCGATGTTGATTCTCATTAGCATGCAGCAGAGCTGAAGCAACATGAAGATAAATTTGTATCAGATTATGCGGATACTAGTAAATCGAATGAAAAGTTTGGTTCGATTAGATTGATGAGCATACCTTGTCTGCCATGAACTTGCGATCAGATTCGAGAGAGGTGAAAATGTGTAATGTAGTTGCTGCAGAATCCGGAATGGTGGAATATCCGAATAGACAAGAGCAAGAAAGTTGACAGTGAAATGCAACAATGCATGAGATAATATAAGCAAATGGAAAGGAGTATCATATATGAGCTGGTTAAATGCTGTTATGTTGATTCATGGTGTTGTATATCTGTTAATAATCTTGGAATCTGATTCAATTCCATTCTGGTTTAGTTTTTCTCATTATATATGCACCTAATCTTGCTAGCTAGAGcatccttttctttcttccacAGATTCCTGTGAAAACACAAAGGCATCAGTTTTCTCAATATTCACTTTTCTAAAGGTAAAACCTTCGGTCTATAAAATTAAAGTTCAAGAATTGTTCTGTATGCACTTctcattttgtttatttacaccaagaattttcttttttaggaTTCCTAATTTCCCTTGGCGGATGATAAATCTGCCTTTGTAACTAAGGGAAAGGCCAATGCGGGACTTGGCTCCAAGGATCACAATCACATTCGAATTACTAAAGAATAAATCAGCTTAAAATGCTTCTGTGTACAACTTATACAGTTCTGCCATCAGAGCACAGTATAATATAAGTATATAACAAATCCACATCCAAAATGAGAGATATATTGGGGGAGCTAAGAATGAGAACCTTCTTTTTATAGTTTACTTCATATTTcacttttgcatatttaatggCCTTCGGCTGATAGAGGGGGTACATTTCAAAATAACATGCCAATATTTGAGGTTAATATATGCATTCTTAGTTTACCTTGGGTAAATGGTAAACAAGCAAGAAATGTCATtctaaacaacaacaaaaagagAGAGTAAGAAATGCATGGAGATCCAGAAGCGCGCGCACACCCCAAGCATGTAGCAGCAAACGCTCAAAAACTGCCTGCATTTATATAGGATATATATTACAAGCATGAAATCTAACAGAGCAAGAAGTTTATGCCACTCACACACCATAAatgttacaacttacaagtaCAAGCAACTCACACTAAGAACATGCAATTCATCTATTTACTTTGATCTTGTTAATCTCAAACTCTTGTACATCAGAACTTACACAACAAAATATGGCTTCCCTTCCTCTTGCCATTTCCTCTCTGACTCTGCTCTTCCTCACTTCCCTGTTTCCATCACCCACCGTATCGAAAAATCTTAACTCCTCAGTCCCTACCGTAGCACAATGCGCTTCTCGGCTTATTCCTCTGGCCACATGTGCACCATTTGTGCAAGGCACCGCCCCATCACCTGGGCAGACATGCTGCGACAACCTCAATCTAGTCTATAGCCAGCAGCCTAGCTGCCTTTGCCTTTTGCTCAATAGCACCACTCTCAGCTCTTTCCCTATAAACACCACACTAGCTCTCCAGCTGCCTGCTCTTTGCACCATTCCAGTGGATGCCTCTGCTTGCTCTGGTAAATTCTTCTCCATATTCCAGCAAAAGAAGCTTAACCTGTGACAAGTTTAAGTACACTTTTCTCATTCTGCAACTGTTGCTGATTTTTAGCTATAGGAGCACAGGTGCCACCTAGTTCACCTACTTCCCAAGTTTCCTTTGGGGCAAACAACACCTCACCTCCTACCAACTCGACAGTGGCTGGTATGTAAAAGCATACATTTCTTAGTTCTTCTTATAATCCCTCTAATCTATATAATGATGCCTTCAGAAATTATTAACTAATTTTTACTTCGGTTTTGTTATTTTCTCTTATTGGGTCAGCCTCTCCAATAGTTAAAGCTCCACCGCCAAGAACCGGCCCAGGGGTAGGGTTTCCCAAGAGTGCAAGCACTAGTCTAAAATTGAGCGCCGGAGCTTATGCAGTGTCGGTGATTATGGCTGGATTTCTGATGCCAGAAGTTCTGCTATGAGTGAGGTTGTAACTGTGCACCATTATTCAAGAGTATGAGTGTACTTACGGTGTGTTTACACTTTACATACATTATGAATTACTTAGGATCAGTATGAGatatttttagttttaattAGTAACTTCTATCAGCACTGCTTTCATTATGGGATTATATTAATGATGTACTGAATTTAAATCAATGCAATAGTGCAGTTTTAACTTTAAAGTACACCTTAACACCCTGCAATTTCAAGATCATTCTATCCAAGTGATAATTCAATGCAATGAATACTAGGTTAACTCCAGTGAATTTCTCAAAGAAATGCATCTTAGATCGATCAACAATCTGAAAGAAACCCACATTTGACTACATGTTTCAAGACAATGTGCCAAGTTCAGAAAGCTTTCAGAAACATAAGTTTTAATCTATTGAAAATTGCCTTACAAAGTTGAGATATAATCTCTAACACAGTTTCTTTGCCTAGGACTGTATCATGTATCATCTGATGTAGAGAGTCATTGTTCTTTCATTCTACAAACACTACTATTCCAAACTAGGAGCCACTTCAGTGGGGTTGGATTCAAAGACATCTGGGCTAGATCCCTCTGGTTCTTCTAGAAACTCGCGAGACTGGATTGAATCTTTGTAAGCAGGAGTCTCCTTGAAATCAGTTGCCCCTTCATTGAATGTCGCGGCAGCCGCAATTGCTGCAATAACCTGCCCAAATCCAAATGCAGAGGGAGGGATCAAACATAAGTCTCACATGTATCATAGACTTCAACCCCAACACTAACAATGAACACATCCCCTGCCCAAAGAGGCCTTTTGTCTCAAAAGTTAAACCAATTTTGCACGGCCAGACCTTATCTATGACCCCTCACCAATAAGTAATGTTCAATCTAACATTCAAAATTAAAACTGAACCAGTGCCAATTCAC containing:
- the LOC126794324 gene encoding heavy metal-associated isoprenylated plant protein 25-like, with translation MADKLCCMLMRINIDCNGCYRKVKRALLDMRELETHLIEKKECRVSVYGRFIPQDVAIKIRKKTNRRVEILDIQELQVSNNTNDNEQEDQHQEQKRPLLSSNWNLVSNSCDN
- the LOC126794072 gene encoding non-specific lipid transfer protein GPI-anchored 10, which translates into the protein MASLPLAISSLTLLFLTSLFPSPTVSKNLNSSVPTVAQCASRLIPLATCAPFVQGTAPSPGQTCCDNLNLVYSQQPSCLCLLLNSTTLSSFPINTTLALQLPALCTIPVDASACSGAQVPPSSPTSQVSFGANNTSPPTNSTVAASPIVKAPPPRTGPGVGFPKSASTSLKLSAGAYAVSVIMAGFLMPEVLL